The proteins below come from a single Aegilops tauschii subsp. strangulata cultivar AL8/78 chromosome 6, Aet v6.0, whole genome shotgun sequence genomic window:
- the LOC109784583 gene encoding uncharacterized protein, with the protein MVGPATHAHLAGTAALLLLVATIPATTVAVVPSEVDALLAWRASLDDPATLSNWTSAAPACDWVGVSCDAAGHVRALRLEGLGLSGGLGSLDTIALPALAILNLAGNNLNGEIPASISLLRSINELNLSSNCFNSSIPPQLGDMPGLQSLSLRNNSLFGDIPRQLCRLLPVRELDLSNNQLTGNLPDCWCKLKALQYINLSKNRLIGNLPNCWCKLQALRYINLSKNWLAGNLPDCWWNLQALHSMNLANNSFSGEIPVTKANHNCSLTLLKLNKNAFVGTIPHLEGCDSLATLDLSHNRFNGSIPPQLGDIRSLINLQLYNNNLTGAIPHQLCGLLSMRILYLSNNRLTGNLPDCWWNLQALQLMDLSRNSFTGEIPATKASHNCSLISLNLAKNSFTGTFPDLEGCNSLAILDLGNNKFHSSIPLQLGNMQNLVSLQLYKNKLIGDIPHQLCELLSVEILDLSNNRLTGDLPACWCNLQALWYMKLSKNLLTGKLPGCWWNLEALEFMDLSDNSFLGEIPLAKAGHNCSLESLYLSGNGFVGVFPQVLRACNSLATLDIGNNRFFGALPPWIVIWVQSMRILRLRSNNFTGEFPFELSQLSQLQLLDMANNSFIGAIPVAFGNLTSMRRPHNMSTLRPLDGLKYWDKIKINWKGQERTFNGKLELISGIDVSDNLLSRCIPEELTKLQGIQFLNLSRNHLSCNIPEDIGSLTCLESLDVSSNGLTGAIPPSMSSLSWLNSLNVSNNLLSSKIPTGSQMQTLTDPSIYSNNSGLCGFPLDMCANTLLSPNERNGEDEDQWLCYWVIAGIVFGFWLWFGMLFRVKAWRCAFLFFVDGVQCKIMKKVSR; encoded by the coding sequence ATGGTAGGACCAGCCACCCACGCTCACCTCGCCGGCACCGCCGCGCTCCTCCTGTTGGTGGCCACCATCCCAGCGACGACAGTTGCCGTGGTGCCATCGGAGGTCGACGCCCTTCTGGCCTGGAGGGCCAGCCTGGACGACCCGGCCACGCTGTCCAACTGGACCAGCGCCGCGCCGGCCTGTGACTGGGTCGGCGTGTCCTGCGatgccgccggacacgtccgggcgctAAGGCTTGAGGGACTCGGTCTCTCGGGCGGGCTCGGCTCGCTCGACACCATCGCGCTCCCGGCGCTTGCCATTTTGAACCTCGCAGGGAACAACCTCAACGGGGAAATCCCGGCTAGCATCTCGCTACTGCGCTCCATCAACGAACTCAACCTCAGCAGCAATTGTTTCAACAGCTCCATCCCGCCGCAGCTCGGTGACATGCCCGGCCTCCAGTCCCTCAGCCTCCGCAACAACAGCCTTTTCGGAGACATCCCGCGCCAGCTCTGCAGGCTCCTTCCCGTCAGGGAACTCGACCTGTCAAACAACCAGCTCACGGGGAACCTCCCGGACTGTTGGTGCAAGCTCAAGGCTCTGCAGTACATCAACTTGTCAAAAAATCGGCTCATAGGCAACCTGCCGAACTGCTGGTGCAAACTCCAGGCTCTGCGATACATCAATCTGTCAAAAAACTGGCTCGCCGGGAATCTCCCGGACTGCTGGTGGAATCTGCAAGCTCTGCATTCCATGAACCTGGCCAATAACTCCTTCTCAGGTGAAATCCCCGTGACCAAGGCAAACCACAACTGCTCTCTCACCCTCCTAAAACTTAACAAAAATGCCTTTGTTGGAACCATCCCACACCTAGAGGGTTGTGACTCGCTGGCAACCCTCGACCTCAGCCACAATAGGTTCAACGGCTCCATCCCACCACAACTCGGTGATATCCGCAGCCTCATCAACCTCCAGCTCTACAATAACAACCTCACTGGGGCCATCCCGCACCAGCTCTGCGGGCTCCTCTCCATGAGAATACTCTATTTGTCAAACAATCGGCTCACCGGGAACCTCCCGGACTGCTGGTGGAATCTACAGGCTCTGCAGCTCATGGACCTATCCAGGAACTCCTTCACAGGTGAAATCCCCGCGACTAAGGCAAGTCACAACTGCTCTCTCATTTCCCTAAATCTCGCCAAAAATTCCTTCACTGGAACCTTCCCAGACCTAGAGGGCTGCAACTCGTTGGCCATCCTCGACCTCGGCAACAATAAGTTCCATAGCTCCATCCCACTACAGCTCGGCAACATGCAAAACCTCGTCAGCCTCCAACTCTACAAAAACAAGCTCATCGGCGACATCCCACACCAACTCTGCGAGCTACTTTCCGTCGAGATACTCGATCTATCAAACAACCGGCTCACCGGGGACCTCCCAGCGTGCTGGTGCAATCTCCAGGCTCTGTGGTACATGAAGCTGTCCAAAAACCTGCTAACTGGGAAGCTCCCTGGCTGCTGGTGGAACCTGGAGGCTCTAGAGTTCATGGACCTGTCTGACAACTCCTTCTTAGGTGAAATCCCTCTGGCTAAGGCAGGACACAACTGCTCTCTCGAGTCATTGTACCTTTCCGGAAATGGCTTTGTTGGTGTCTTCCCACAGGTCCTAAGAGCCTGCAACTCGCTGGCCACCCTAGACATCGGGAACAATAGGTTCTTTGGTGCTCTCCCTCCATGGATTGTGATTTGGGTTCAATCAATGAGAATCCTTAGGCTCAGATCAAACAACTTCACCGGAGAATTTCCTTTCGAGCTATCACAACTTTCTCAGCTTCAGTTGCTCGACATGGCAAACAATAGCTTCATTGGAGCAATTCCGGTAGCCTTCGGAAACTTGACCTCCATGAGGCGTCCACATAATATGTCAACTCTGAGACCGCTCGACGGATTAAAATATTGGGATAAGATCAAAATAAACTGGAAGGGGCAAGAGCGAACTTTCAACGGAAAACTAGAGTTAATAAGTGGTATTGATGTGTCGGACAATTTGTTATCTCGGTGCATCCCTGAAGAGCTAACCAAACTTCAGGGCATCCAGTTCCTGAATCTATCAAGAAATCACCTGTCATGCAACATTCCTGAAGACATTGGCAGTTTGACTTGTCTCGAGTCCCTTGATGTGTCATCTAATGGACTTACAGGAGCAATTCCTCCCAGCATGTCGAGCTTATCATGGCTAAACTCGTTGAATGTCTCGAACAATCTTTTGTCGAGCAAGATACCCACTGGGAGTCAGATGCAAACCCTGACTGACCCATCAATTTACTCTAATAATTCTGGGCTCTGTGGATTTCCTCTCGACATGTGTGCAAATACTTTGCTTTCACCAAATGAGAGAAATGGCGAAGATGAGGATCAGTGGTTGTGCTATTGGGTGATTGCTGGGATTGTGTTTGGTTTCTGGCTATGGTTTGGTATGCTCTTTAGAGTTAAGGCTTGGAGATGTGCTTTTCTCTTCTTTGTGGATGGTGTGCAATGTAAGATTATGAAGAAGGTGTCACGTTAG